A region of the Silene latifolia isolate original U9 population unplaced genomic scaffold, ASM4854445v1 scaffold_79, whole genome shotgun sequence genome:
caaccacgaCTCCACTTCCGCCGCCGCACCTCCCCCGTACAATCCGCCGCAGCTCGCCCGCACTCCTTCACTCTTCTCCCGCGTCACCTCATTCAATCTCTCCAATTACTACCCCCACCCTCAACACGACCACGACCACGAGACCGTCGACACAACTCCTTCTTTGTTCTCCCGTGTTGCCTCCTTCAAGTTATCGGGCCGGGCCGAAGGGCCCGATCCGAGCGAGGAGAGGGAGAAAATCTCGGAAACTGAACACGAGCCGAAGATGGAGTTGAAGAGGGCAGTGGTGCGTTCCCCGTCCTTTCTGTCACGTGTTGCGTCATTTACCGTTGGTGGACGGGGGTTTATGCAGGGGGAGGTTTGTGAAGTCGACGCACAATGTAAGGAAAAAGGTGATGATGAGTGTAAGAAGGTGGCGGAGAAGGTGAAGAAAGggaaggggaagaagaagaaagtggtgGAGAGAGTTGAGACGGCGTCGTTTAGGAAGAATGAAGAAGAAGTTGATGCTAAAGCGGATGATTTTATTAACAGGTTTAAACAACAGTTGAAATTGCAGCGTATTGAATCTTTGATGCGTTACAGAAGTGCTTAATTTGATAATTAAGGAATGATGAACGCTTCATTTAATTTTCGTGATTTTAGATTAGATGTTTTAGTTTTGTTGTAACAAAGTTTCTGCTGTATTACTATTATTATGTTCGTTGTGTAAGTTTAGCTAGATAACTCTATTCATAAAATTAAGATCTGTATTTCAGGATTTGTGCATTGACATAGTAGTTGTTTGAGTTTCGTTGAATCATATAAACATAAACATGTATTTCTATTTTTAGAAGGGGAATCACAATATCTACTCTTTCGCATAAGGACTAGACCTGGGATTTGAGTTACATAATTTCGGGTTTAGTAGTTATCATCTGAGGAGACAATTCAATTTTTTgcattaaatattttttttttttttttaaataaaaatggACGTCTCGAGAttgttttattttataaattGCTATTTCGGTTTGGCCGGTCATTTCCGGTTAAGTTAGATTATTAGAGCCTTTCAGGTTATACTCCGTATTTGTTAAGTTGATGCAGGTTCGCGTtgttggataaaattaatcattTTGGATGGGTTTGTCTGAAAATGATTTTATTGGGTAGATTGTGATTTTCTGGACACAACACAAATACGCAATTTGAAAGCAACAGTATGTTTGGGGATATAGTGAAATCGGGCGTGTTAAATATCGTCGAcacttttactaattatcgtcgacaattaacaCAACTTTCCAATATTGTTCCCCATTAACTCCTCATTGTCTCTCTCTCTAATCtttctaaaacaaaaaaagacTGTTTTTTTGGAATTCCAGGGTAACCTCAAAGCCTCCTAAGGAGGAATTGCGAGGTCCTGGGTTCGATTCCCTAGATGAACACTTTCGTGGGGACCTGACGCCCGGAGAGGGAATAATCCCCGCGGGAAAGAACTCACATAGTACGGGCGCCAGCGGGGTGGGGTCTGATCAgggaggatccaacctcctcgtcatcaaaaaaaaaaaaaaagactgtttttcaaaaaaaaatcttAATTTAGTTTATGAAATTTTcgattaaaacggttttaaacatatCGACTAATGACGGTAACAACGATCAAGTTAGTAACGATGTTCGAAAGATATGTTTACGTTTCAAGTTTATGATCTGACGAACGGATTAGAGTAGAACGGATTAGCGATTATCAATCCCCGCGTCCAAAACTAATTTAAGACgaaaattaataattttttttaaaaaaatatgtcGAAAAAGGGTCTGGATGAAGAAATTTTTTGtctagaaaaaaaaaatcgtccagacgaaaaatattttttgtccgaattttttttttcccggacgaaaatatttttcgtctggacgaattttttttttgtctggacgaaaaatttcttcgtCTCGCCCTAGGTCTggacgaaaatgtttttcgtccggatttttttttttgaaaaaaaaaatcgtttttTGGCTTAGATTAATTTTTGGCGCGGTAATCTATAATCGTTAATCCGTTCTAACAATAACGTTTCTATTCTAAATCACCTAAATCTACTAACTAATtacaaatttttaaaaaattaaactaGTTTAGATTACTTGTCGTCGATTCCTTGAATTTGGTGGCGGAATTGAAGCGGTGTGACTAGGGATGACAATGGGTAGGGgctgggtagggtccgcctagacccggacctggacccgagattttccctttggacccgtacccgacccagacccgcaagggtctaaaatatgaggacccatacccggaccctatgggtaagggtagggtttGGGTCTACCCGCTagtccgagtttcagccactttagtaacaTGATGAACAactatggggtctataatattaaaaaaaaaaattcatactactttaacattatgagtttattaatctctattgtacactaccaaatccaatatacataccaaagagattaagaaagacaaagaagacctaaattaattttacatccaaatacatgtgaaagaatcaaactcggaaccCAAAATCAATACCGTACTTGATAGCCGTCTCTATCTGACCGTCGCTGGCTGCCGTTAATGGTAGTTGTCGGTCGCCGCCTATTAGAGAGATGGTTGCCGATCGCGTATCGAtctttgtggtggtggttttcttgtgtcggTGGTGGAGTGGTGATATTGTCgagaagagtttggttgggttttatcactttatgggatgaggaaagagaaagagactttagttgagTTTCTACAGTCTaccagtatgaattcagaaaagttgtgattttgatttttttttttttttttttttttttttaatgaaggGTCTAAGGGTcaggtatgggtctcataacttagacccggacccggacccgaaatattttcttaagacccatacccgacccatacccattgggtctgaaaaaatgagacccatatcCGACCTATTAGGGTCCGatcctcagggtctgggtcgggtccccgacccactgccatcgcTAGTGATGACGGAAATATCGTACTTGAATACAAGATGTTAATATGGGAGGCTTAGAGCAGGGTAGATTAAAAAAGTCACTAAAaaatgtcgacgataattagtaaaatgTCGATGATGTTTATCAGGTTTGACAGTGAAAATGTGTACATCCTATAGGACTAGTGGTACAAGAAATAAGATAGTCCAAGAGGGTAATAGTGACAGTTCAGTTTGTGACTTTGTGGGTTATGTAGGATCAGACGTGTTATGTGTGGACCGTGAATGTTGCTTTTGTTGGGTAGTcttgttatagacggatatattgCTAAAGATgagtcaaatagcttgaaagtggtaaCATTTTTGGCCTTCACCACCCCACTTGTTATTTGTCTTATTAGGAATATGGTATTGTATTTgtcccgtctttagttatagacggatttatgccgtctataatgagattttgtgttatcgTTTTAGACGGATTGTTTTGTCTTAAATTTTCGGACGGCTTTATATTACTATTTTCATGGTAAAATGTGACTATTTAAACTCGGTCACATTTTGATGGTAAAATATTACCATTTAAACTGGATCATATTTATCCGTAAATGGGTTACATATGACGTGTTTGAAGACAATGACGGAAGGGAGACCTTATGCTTTTGTTGTATGTTGCTGCTTTTTATGAACTTCTTTGTCAACAAAGAAAAGCATTTGTGCATTATTGCCTTATTGGTACTCCATTACGTTTTCATCTAAGTCTATTACGGAGTATAAGTTCTCTATTTTGTGTTTGAagtaaaggtaaataaataattaaataaagataTTATTTAAAATGACGGATGTCTTTATATTTGAAATTCACTGAAATAAGTATTTTGTTgataattattattatcattatatatataaaagaataatGTAAAATCGCTGATGTGGCGCAACAAGATTTCAGAAAAGTACTCTACCTGACATTTTCTTTACTCTCACAATTTGAGTTTTTCTCAGCCAATCAAAACTAACACCATTGCCATGTCAGCGGCCATGTCAACCGTGTTAAATTATTGTCTTTTGAACCCAATTTTCCAGAAAAACGAGTGATTACAATACACATAAAAACCGTGTAAAATTATTGTCTTTTGAACCCTATTTTCTAGAAAAAACCAGTCGTTACTCCTCCCATTTTCCCACTCTAATCTCTCTCTAATACGTTTTCTCTAATTTCAAATATCTATTCCATAAATTAACATTACAAACACTATGTAATGTATTACATTGAGTTAAAAAAATAGAGAAATCATATTCATAGCCATGAGATATTCAAAGCCATTACTACACTGTACAATACATTGAATAAAAACAAATTGAACCATGTACTACACTGACGAAGAACAATATTGCTAAGTACTACTATGGGCCACCGTTAAAAACCCAACTATACGATTGCCTCGCTGAGTTGCTGACCAACTAAACCATCGTCGGCCAACTGAACTAACACCAGTTACACCGCCATTGCCGTCAAAATGCCCCTCCCTCCCTCCCGCACCAATCACCCTACCACTGCTCTATTACGATCGTACCGCCGTAAGACAAATAACATTACCACCGTACCATTGCTTCAACGGCGACTCTCACTCGCCGGCAGACCACCGTCGAGAGTTGCTGGCGGAAAATCGTCGATCCCCGCCTGGTTTTaaaacaccaccaccaacaaaccTACAAGGCCAAACTAATTAGTCTTAATTAATTTAggcataaaccctaattaaaaacaaataaaattctAAAAAGtgttaatttaattattaaatttgaGATTAACGAATTAAGTACCCGATCTTCATTCGAATAATCGTTCATAATTTCATAATTGAATAATTTTAAGGAgattgaaaagggttaaggtttAACAATAGGGGAGgtagagagaaggtagagagaatTAGGTTTGATGATTTTTAGTCAAGGGTAGAAAATGGAAAATTTGGTGTAAAATGTACTATAATGAGTAAAAATCGTACTGCGAAATAAATTACGTATTTTTAATTACTTTACTTTGATGTTTCGTTTTGAGTATCACGTAATCTATCACTAATTAGATTAGCTACTTTTTAGGTTTGTAataatgttttattttcaaaGTAGTAGCATTTGACAATTTAGCATGTGTGTAACCTCTCTTTTTTAATAATAAAGTGGACGTGCTATGCTAATTAATTTCCTCCCTAAATAGGTATTGGATTGGTGATCAAGAAAACGTGTTAATGAGTGGATGATTCATGATAGGGCTAAATGGCTAATACGGTTGACGGTAGTGCACGAAGGAAATATAATAGGACAGTGAACTTTTTAAATATAAAACAAACaacgttacttttttttttttttttttttttttttttttttttttttttttttaccttaatTTTAGCTCATTTTACTTCAATTTAGCTTTATTAaatttagtttaatttagttCAGCTATTCTCTTTACAAATAACTTTaatttcagttcagctccattaagttcaattTAGCTTTATTAAGTTTAGTTTAGTCCAGTTTAGCTCTAATAAATCCAATTCAGTCAATTCAATTCAGTTTAAATAGTTTCAACTTATTGCACTTCAGCCCAAGTCTATTAAGTTTAGTCCAGTTTAGCTCATCTAtttacaaattaactcttacACCAATTTCTTCCTCACTTAATTTTGTCTGATTTAACTATTTAGAAGCAATCAGGGACTCATGGCAATAcaagtacttcctccattcaactcacTCTACTACTTTGCTTTTTTAtgtttgccaacgcgtgttttacccggtaaatatcgttagttacgtatttgcaaaaattataaaagttagatatttttaatgtaccggtaaagacg
Encoded here:
- the LOC141640445 gene encoding uncharacterized protein LOC141640445; the encoded protein is MVEALLEQAAWLTPTSLFLLLNLVIATIVFSHRRTNHPDNNHNHDSTSAAAPPPYNPPQLARTPSLFSRVTSFNLSNYYPHPQHDHDHETVDTTPSLFSRVASFKLSGRAEGPDPSEEREKISETEHEPKMELKRAVVRSPSFLSRVASFTVGGRGFMQGEVCEVDAQCKEKGDDECKKVAEKVKKGKGKKKKVVERVETASFRKNEEEVDAKADDFINRFKQQLKLQRIESLMRYRSA